Proteins encoded together in one Nitrospirae bacterium YQR-1 window:
- a CDS encoding cyclic nucleotide-binding domain-containing protein, whose product MDDLKRQILLDGIEDSELGKIAGMVDNLKVSKGDPIFRENEQTRGIYMIISGEVEITKKLPIDLKTKMLITMRNMQNCCQIRKTPFGWRQLFASLIEGQYFGELSVVEGKKKHGADADAVTDCEFYILSPDKFSLIEATSPETILKMLKTIARVSSKNMRYLDRQLLKLIIGI is encoded by the coding sequence ATGGATGACTTAAAAAGGCAAATACTGCTGGATGGAATAGAAGACAGCGAGTTAGGAAAAATAGCGGGTATGGTGGATAACCTGAAGGTCTCCAAAGGAGACCCGATATTCAGGGAAAACGAGCAGACCCGTGGTATTTATATGATAATTAGCGGGGAAGTGGAAATTACAAAGAAACTTCCTATAGACTTGAAGACAAAAATGCTTATAACTATGCGAAATATGCAGAATTGCTGTCAGATCAGAAAAACACCGTTTGGCTGGAGACAGTTGTTTGCATCGTTGATAGAAGGGCAGTATTTTGGTGAACTCTCTGTGGTAGAGGGAAAGAAGAAACATGGGGCGGATGCAGACGCTGTGACTGATTGTGAGTTTTATATACTTAGCCCGGATAAGTTTTCCCTGATAGAGGCGACAAGTCCTGAAACTATCCTTAAAATGCTTAAAACCATAGCGCGAGTTTCCTCAAAAAACATGAGATACCTCGACAGACAGCTTTTAAAATTGATTATTGGAATTTAA